From one Lentimicrobium sp. L6 genomic stretch:
- a CDS encoding deoxyribodipyrimidine photo-lyase, whose translation MTSKKKAELPYHIFWFRRDLRLNDNIGLQKALLSGKPVLPIFIFDSEILSELPKDDSRVHFIFQTLEYINLSLQEKGSGLMVYQGKPIEIWKSIIKEHNIAQVSYNKDYEPYARKRDLTIEKLLNDNRIEFISYKDQVIFEEGEILKKDLKPYTVFTPYSKKWFIKLEEGEYLKVHKNNWENLAKINSNITTLESYGFEASGIKVKEINFKHVDHYHDIRDFPAMDATTYLSPHLRFGTISIRKLVKQLLKTSPSLLNEIIWREFFMQILFHFPKVVSHNFKAKYDAVNWRNHEGEFEKWCQGKTGYPMVDAGMRQLNETGYMHNRVRMICAGFLCKHLLIDWRWGESYFAKKLLDYELSSNNGNWQWAAGTGCDAAPYFRIFNPSEQLKKFDKNLEYVRKWIPEYDDFSYPEPMVEHKIARERALAAYKLIL comes from the coding sequence ATGACCAGCAAAAAAAAAGCAGAACTGCCCTACCATATATTTTGGTTTAGGAGAGATTTGAGACTAAATGATAATATTGGGTTACAGAAAGCACTCCTTTCTGGAAAACCTGTCCTCCCCATTTTCATTTTCGATAGCGAGATACTCTCAGAGCTTCCAAAAGACGATTCGCGAGTTCATTTCATATTCCAAACACTCGAATATATAAACCTGAGCCTTCAAGAAAAAGGGAGTGGGTTAATGGTTTATCAGGGAAAGCCGATAGAAATCTGGAAAAGCATCATTAAAGAACACAATATTGCTCAAGTATCTTACAATAAAGATTATGAACCATATGCCAGAAAAAGGGATCTTACGATAGAGAAGCTCCTAAATGACAATAGAATAGAATTCATCAGCTATAAAGATCAAGTTATTTTTGAGGAGGGTGAAATACTAAAAAAAGACCTGAAGCCTTATACTGTTTTTACTCCATATTCAAAAAAATGGTTTATAAAACTTGAGGAAGGTGAGTATTTAAAAGTCCACAAGAATAATTGGGAAAATCTGGCTAAGATAAACAGCAATATTACTACGCTAGAATCCTATGGCTTCGAGGCTTCAGGTATAAAAGTAAAGGAAATCAACTTTAAACATGTAGATCATTATCATGATATAAGAGACTTTCCAGCAATGGATGCCACTACCTACCTTTCACCACACCTCCGATTTGGAACCATCAGTATTCGTAAATTGGTAAAACAGTTATTAAAAACCTCCCCTAGTCTACTCAACGAAATCATCTGGAGAGAATTCTTCATGCAGATATTATTTCATTTTCCTAAGGTCGTTAGCCATAATTTTAAAGCAAAATACGATGCGGTCAACTGGAGGAATCATGAAGGAGAATTTGAGAAATGGTGCCAAGGAAAAACGGGATATCCTATGGTAGATGCGGGTATGCGTCAACTCAATGAAACCGGCTATATGCATAACAGAGTAAGAATGATTTGTGCAGGTTTTCTTTGCAAACATCTCCTCATCGATTGGCGCTGGGGAGAAAGCTATTTTGCCAAGAAACTACTAGATTACGAACTCTCTTCCAATAATGGAAACTGGCAATGGGCCGCAGGCACAGGCTGTGATGCTGCACCCTACTTCAGGATTTTCAATCCATCAGAACAATTAAAAAAATTTGATAAAAACTTAGAATATGTAAGAAAATGGATTCCAGAGTATGACGACTTCTCCTATCCTGAGCCCATGGTAGAACATAAAATTGCTCGTGAACGTGCTTTGGCCGCTTATAAATTAATTCTGTAA
- a CDS encoding biotin/lipoate A/B protein ligase family protein, which produces MLIIQRESTDPFFNIATEEFLVKTLEEPCFMLWQNTPSVIMGKHQNPLKEVNIAFLNQKQIPIIRRISGGGTVYHDLGNLNYSFIDMGKADSLVNFAKYSQPILDLLQSLEVDAKLVGKSDLKINDRKFSGNASHVYRNKVLHHGTLLFNSNLKVLNESIKINKNNITDKAVNSNRSVVGNISDYLSTPMTISDFKSKLFQHIQNIFPEAKVTNLNKTQISEIQRLADEKYKTWEWNFGYGPKYTIKSNYKIQDKDSDFQIVIAKGFIKSITCSSPLNSIWEEAINSMIGLQHQEEIIKQHLYDNGLGHVKNSILEVLF; this is translated from the coding sequence ATGCTCATCATTCAAAGAGAATCAACAGATCCGTTTTTTAATATCGCTACTGAAGAGTTTTTAGTAAAAACCCTTGAGGAACCTTGCTTTATGCTTTGGCAGAATACTCCTTCTGTTATTATGGGAAAGCATCAAAACCCTTTGAAGGAGGTAAACATAGCTTTTCTCAACCAAAAACAAATCCCAATTATCAGAAGAATTAGTGGTGGTGGCACTGTGTATCACGATTTAGGGAATTTGAATTATAGCTTTATAGATATGGGCAAAGCAGACTCCTTAGTGAATTTTGCCAAATACAGTCAACCAATATTGGATTTACTACAAAGTCTTGAAGTGGATGCAAAATTGGTTGGAAAAAGTGATTTGAAAATTAATGATAGGAAGTTTTCCGGGAATGCATCCCATGTTTATCGTAATAAGGTCTTGCACCATGGAACGCTCCTATTCAATTCTAATCTAAAAGTTTTAAACGAAAGCATTAAAATAAATAAAAACAACATAACTGATAAAGCTGTCAATTCTAATCGGTCAGTAGTCGGAAATATTTCTGATTATCTATCAACTCCAATGACCATAAGCGATTTCAAATCTAAGTTGTTTCAACACATTCAAAATATATTTCCAGAAGCTAAAGTCACAAACTTAAATAAAACCCAAATTTCTGAAATACAAAGACTCGCTGACGAAAAGTACAAAACTTGGGAATGGAATTTTGGCTATGGCCCCAAATATACCATTAAGTCAAATTACAAAATTCAAGATAAGGACAGCGATTTCCAAATTGTTATAGCCAAAGGCTTTATAAAATCCATTACCTGTTCCTCTCCTCTTAATTCTATTTGGGAAGAAGCTATAAATTCAATGATAGGCTTGCAGCACCAAGAGGAAATTATCAAACAACATTTGTATGATAATGGCTTGGGTCATGTAAAAAACTCAATACTAGAGGTTCTTTTTTAA
- a CDS encoding putative signal transducing protein yields MKENDLVSVFVGTALNARYLEAALAQANIPCLVRNSLSEASHAGFGGPGTDDSCQIFVELQDYQAAEKLIFNYEKSREE; encoded by the coding sequence ATGAAAGAAAATGATTTAGTAAGTGTATTTGTTGGTACAGCTTTAAATGCAAGATATTTAGAAGCTGCTTTGGCGCAAGCTAATATCCCTTGTTTGGTTCGTAACAGTTTAAGTGAAGCAAGTCACGCTGGTTTTGGTGGCCCAGGAACTGATGACTCCTGTCAGATTTTTGTGGAATTACAGGATTATCAGGCTGCTGAAAAATTAATTTTTAATTACGAAAAATCAAGAGAAGAATAG